A single window of Vibrio sp. SCSIO 43137 DNA harbors:
- a CDS encoding protein kinase domain-containing protein → MALVKVRKDKTAFRFELKALQQCACYRLQPLLDQDSESKTLWLHYFEQADNFLSFSYKDADKFLTLLPQIIRAIRYCHQQGWVHGDIKPSNLLYLAGEERVILIDFAAALPIGQSREELTEWQFTSQFAREHQRKGEGVACEADDWYALKRWLEQLLSKPLTTRQTLKVKRIIGWLESQISAAD, encoded by the coding sequence ATGGCATTAGTTAAGGTCAGAAAAGATAAAACAGCATTTCGCTTTGAACTAAAGGCGTTGCAGCAGTGTGCCTGCTACCGGCTGCAACCGCTGCTGGACCAAGACTCTGAAAGCAAAACGCTCTGGCTGCACTATTTTGAACAGGCCGATAACTTTCTCTCCTTCTCTTATAAAGATGCTGACAAGTTTCTTACCTTACTGCCGCAAATTATCAGGGCAATCCGTTATTGCCATCAGCAGGGTTGGGTACACGGAGATATTAAACCTTCAAACTTGCTGTATCTTGCTGGTGAGGAGAGGGTGATCTTGATTGATTTTGCCGCGGCGCTACCTATCGGCCAGAGCCGCGAAGAACTGACGGAGTGGCAGTTTACCTCTCAGTTTGCCCGCGAACATCAGAGAAAAGGTGAAGGTGTAGCTTGTGAAGCCGATGACTGGTATGCCCTGAAGCGGTGGCTGGAACAGTTGCTGAGCAAGCCACTCACGACAAGACAGACCTTAAAGGTAAAGCGGATAATTGGCTGGCTGGAGAGCCAGATATCAGCCGCCGATTAA
- a CDS encoding PAAR domain-containing protein: MFPAARATDMHVCPMQTPAVVPIPHVGGPILPMPSTVLIGNLPAATLGQMCVCVGPPDSIIKGSATVLINNMPAARMTDMTAHGGTIILGWPTVLIGG, translated from the coding sequence ATGTTTCCTGCTGCAAGAGCAACTGATATGCATGTCTGCCCGATGCAGACACCGGCTGTGGTTCCCATCCCCCATGTTGGAGGGCCTATTCTACCGATGCCTTCGACCGTGCTGATCGGTAACCTACCCGCAGCTACTCTTGGGCAGATGTGCGTTTGTGTCGGTCCGCCGGACAGCATTATTAAAGGCAGTGCCACAGTACTGATCAACAATATGCCTGCCGCCAGAATGACGGATATGACGGCACATGGCGGAACCATCATTCTTGGCTGGCCGACAGTGTTAATCGGCGGCTGA
- a CDS encoding DUF6931 family protein has product MKYIKIPHQFAEDILALYQPSAEIKALTEPEMSPAELVSKALEAELYSDAVTFIAHGLPIRESIWWACNCASQRHDWSQQENDAINAAKAWVHTPDETSRRHAENMAKEATLDSGAGWAAQAAFWSGGSMTSPKDPVVPPPPYLYAQAVTGCINLSAILPDGADAKQRFNHFIEIGTDIANGGNGELEES; this is encoded by the coding sequence ATGAAATATATTAAAATTCCTCATCAGTTCGCAGAAGACATTCTTGCTCTGTATCAGCCCAGTGCAGAGATAAAAGCCCTGACAGAACCGGAAATGTCTCCGGCTGAACTGGTTAGCAAAGCACTGGAAGCCGAGCTATATAGTGACGCGGTCACCTTTATTGCCCATGGCCTGCCTATCCGCGAGTCTATCTGGTGGGCTTGTAATTGTGCCAGCCAGCGGCATGACTGGTCACAACAAGAGAACGATGCCATTAATGCAGCTAAAGCGTGGGTACATACTCCCGATGAAACCAGCCGCCGTCACGCTGAGAATATGGCAAAAGAAGCAACACTGGATAGCGGTGCCGGCTGGGCAGCACAAGCTGCTTTCTGGAGCGGAGGAAGTATGACCTCACCGAAAGACCCTGTGGTTCCGCCACCGCCTTATCTATATGCGCAGGCCGTGACTGGCTGTATTAACCTGAGCGCAATACTGCCTGACGGTGCTGATGCTAAACAGCGTTTTAATCACTTTATCGAAATCGGTACCGATATCGCCAATGGCGGTAACGGCGAACTGGAGGAAAGCTAA
- a CDS encoding type VI secretion system Vgr family protein codes for MASGEYNSGSRPLTTKLNGKGPYITTDLTCKEQLSAGCKISLSLVAPEPIDESALGKAVSIEFTFQQESRFYNGLVTSIELIEYSIEKDLYYYRIGSSDAFSLLAFRHNRQIFQQMTSKQVIEQIFGDAGIKSYTDFSVSGDGEEHEYCTQMDETDLAFVQRVMATEGWHYRVDHSSSSHKVQLSDSNQNFESAENSPYSYKKTGSSDYNLANWKQKSKVTTAKISLADYSQELPELIDSGEQASSLSNSLSELSDYYYGQGSKDKSVIRDLAKTRMEAYDSAKIICSASSTIMALSAGKKFKLTEHPISASNQEYLVTEIVHHIKCSESGRELQYRNQFECIPSSTPFRPKHLGKPKVSCVHSATVTGPSGEEIYSDALGRVKVQFHWDANGKNDENTSCWLPVSQNFASKGFGVQFTPRIGDEVLVSYIDGDPDYPVVSGSIYNPTNTPPFESATQSGVRTRATPDGSSKTSNEIRFDDQKDKEEFYIHAQKDMLTEVENDATSTITGIKTVSVEKSLDISSKEEFSAATEKSMSVSSKEAFSLSSDKTADMSSKEDFSVKSDKNVAIEASSNADLKATASITVDGQEISLKGKTKIALAVGACKIELSASGIKIEAPQVSIAGQAKAELKAAMVTVEGQGKADLKGALVSVNGSAMTQIKAGAMVEIQGAIAKVN; via the coding sequence ATGGCTTCAGGCGAGTACAATAGCGGCTCCCGCCCTTTAACAACCAAGCTTAACGGAAAAGGCCCCTATATCACCACAGATCTCACCTGCAAAGAACAGCTCTCTGCAGGGTGTAAAATCAGCTTGTCTCTGGTTGCACCTGAGCCTATCGATGAGTCAGCTCTTGGCAAAGCCGTCAGCATCGAGTTTACTTTCCAGCAGGAATCCCGCTTCTACAATGGCTTAGTCACTTCTATTGAGCTGATTGAGTACAGTATTGAGAAAGATCTCTACTACTACCGTATCGGTTCCAGCGACGCTTTCTCACTGCTGGCTTTCCGCCATAACCGGCAGATTTTCCAGCAGATGACCAGCAAGCAGGTTATCGAGCAGATCTTCGGCGATGCCGGAATTAAAAGTTACACCGACTTCTCAGTATCTGGTGACGGAGAAGAACATGAGTACTGCACTCAGATGGATGAAACAGATCTCGCCTTTGTTCAGCGTGTAATGGCGACGGAAGGCTGGCACTACCGGGTAGATCACTCCTCATCTTCCCACAAGGTACAGCTATCGGACAGCAACCAGAATTTCGAAAGTGCAGAAAACTCGCCATATAGCTATAAGAAAACCGGCAGCAGCGATTACAATCTGGCTAACTGGAAACAAAAGAGCAAAGTGACCACAGCTAAAATCAGCCTTGCCGATTACAGTCAGGAACTACCTGAACTGATCGACAGCGGTGAGCAGGCCTCTTCTCTCTCTAACTCACTGAGTGAGTTAAGTGACTATTACTATGGTCAGGGCAGCAAGGATAAATCTGTTATCCGCGATCTGGCCAAAACCAGAATGGAAGCTTATGACTCTGCCAAGATTATCTGTAGTGCTTCCTCGACCATTATGGCGCTCTCTGCCGGTAAGAAGTTTAAACTGACAGAACACCCTATCTCCGCCAGCAATCAGGAGTATCTGGTCACTGAGATTGTTCACCATATTAAGTGTTCAGAATCCGGCCGTGAGCTGCAATACCGCAATCAATTTGAGTGTATCCCCTCTTCGACCCCGTTCCGGCCTAAGCACCTTGGCAAGCCCAAAGTGTCTTGCGTGCACAGCGCGACAGTGACGGGCCCTAGCGGAGAAGAGATCTACAGTGACGCTCTTGGCCGGGTTAAGGTTCAGTTTCACTGGGATGCTAACGGTAAAAATGATGAAAACACCTCCTGCTGGCTACCTGTATCGCAAAACTTTGCCAGTAAAGGGTTTGGAGTGCAGTTTACGCCGCGCATCGGCGATGAGGTGCTGGTAAGCTATATTGACGGTGACCCTGATTACCCTGTTGTCTCAGGTTCTATCTATAATCCAACCAATACGCCTCCGTTTGAATCCGCAACCCAAAGTGGCGTAAGAACCCGTGCTACTCCTGACGGCAGCAGTAAAACCAGTAATGAAATCCGCTTTGACGATCAAAAAGACAAAGAAGAGTTCTATATCCACGCCCAGAAAGATATGTTAACGGAAGTGGAGAACGACGCCACCAGTACCATCACCGGGATTAAAACCGTCAGTGTAGAAAAGAGTCTGGATATCAGCAGTAAAGAGGAGTTCTCAGCGGCAACGGAAAAGAGCATGTCGGTTTCATCGAAGGAGGCCTTCTCCCTTAGCTCTGACAAAACCGCGGATATGTCAAGTAAAGAGGATTTCTCCGTTAAGTCTGATAAGAATGTGGCTATCGAAGCTAGCTCTAATGCCGACTTAAAAGCTACCGCTTCCATTACCGTTGACGGACAAGAGATCTCCCTAAAAGGCAAAACCAAAATTGCACTGGCCGTCGGTGCCTGCAAAATCGAGCTGAGTGCCAGCGGAATTAAGATTGAAGCACCGCAAGTCAGTATCGCCGGTCAGGCCAAAGCTGAGTTAAAAGCCGCTATGGTTACCGTTGAAGGGCAAGGTAAAGCCGACCTAAAAGGTGCACTGGTCTCCGTTAACGGCAGTGCAATGACGCAGATTAAAGCCGGAGCCATGGTAGAAATTCAGGGCGCAATCGCTAAGGTAAACTAA
- a CDS encoding response regulator: MEQLRKVYQYAEPNLTLIGWLGFVGFPAYYFVWQYIFPQPYENVWLRLICSLLFLGIVVRNKLNVRLRSYMHLYYQLVIIAGLPFFFFYMLLMNGWSQIWVMSFMSSIFLHILLVHITWIMCLQTIIALVLATFFAWVAKGYSLEMVVDWSQLPVFLFTYLFGSLCFYRYNVDYDSKVALAKSFGAGIAHEMRNPLSSLSRFIDVIQSSLPNTRIDRKDHYQLSRSQITRLQQASDDAWKVIRSGNETIDLLLTSIDENRVSRSSFKLYSAQDIVENAIESFSYKSSEERNAVSLNIKGDFEFFGSDTLLKYVVYNLLKNAFHHGFKEAFSIDVTLRAGVRNNKVIVRDNGTGIAPELINDIFRDFYTTGQSGSHGLGLPFCKKVMASFGGKIKCSSEPGKWTKFTLTLPLSKSDSVAEIKNELAKQKSVLMISKGELLVNQIRGAADIIGFELTTVTAESALSSSQANYDVVLIDLDPLRRSANLLDKLEAMYAYGEGQLVYLYCGEIIKRPVKAGVSPLWIKKEQWQQSPVQQMDKLLFDSEQVIVPVSVAIPKTDFKRTVMIVDDNESLRRFTAILLEKQGIEVIQKENGLQAIDTLEKEDVDLILMDIEMPLMDGIEASSRIRRSDKNYAGIPIIAHTGDNSVAMMDKIDSSDMSDYILKPADKEKLLDKIADWI, from the coding sequence ATGGAACAGTTGCGCAAGGTTTATCAATATGCTGAACCTAACCTTACCTTAATTGGCTGGTTGGGTTTTGTCGGTTTCCCTGCCTATTACTTTGTCTGGCAATATATCTTTCCTCAGCCCTATGAAAACGTGTGGCTTCGCCTGATTTGTTCACTGCTGTTTCTTGGCATTGTTGTCCGCAATAAGCTGAACGTCAGGCTGCGTTCTTATATGCACCTCTATTACCAGCTGGTTATTATCGCTGGTCTGCCATTCTTTTTTTTCTATATGTTGTTGATGAACGGCTGGTCCCAGATCTGGGTGATGTCGTTTATGTCATCTATATTTCTGCATATTCTATTGGTACACATTACCTGGATAATGTGCCTTCAGACGATTATTGCGCTAGTTCTGGCAACGTTTTTTGCCTGGGTGGCCAAAGGGTACAGTCTGGAGATGGTGGTTGACTGGTCTCAGCTACCTGTGTTTCTGTTTACTTACCTGTTCGGCAGTTTATGTTTTTACCGCTATAACGTGGATTATGACTCCAAAGTGGCGTTGGCAAAATCTTTCGGCGCCGGCATTGCCCATGAAATGCGCAACCCGCTAAGTAGCCTTAGCCGTTTTATCGATGTAATTCAAAGCTCGCTTCCTAATACCCGCATTGACAGAAAAGATCACTATCAGCTTAGCCGCAGCCAGATAACAAGGCTACAGCAGGCGAGTGATGATGCCTGGAAAGTGATTCGCTCCGGAAACGAAACTATAGATCTTCTGCTTACCTCTATTGATGAAAACCGGGTTTCCCGCTCCAGTTTTAAGCTCTACTCAGCTCAGGATATAGTCGAAAATGCGATAGAGAGTTTTAGCTATAAAAGTAGTGAAGAGAGGAATGCGGTAAGCCTCAATATAAAGGGTGATTTTGAGTTTTTCGGTAGCGATACCTTGCTGAAGTATGTGGTCTATAACCTGTTAAAAAATGCTTTTCACCACGGCTTTAAAGAGGCGTTCTCCATTGATGTTACCCTTCGTGCCGGAGTGCGTAATAACAAGGTTATAGTACGCGACAACGGCACGGGTATTGCGCCTGAGTTAATTAACGATATCTTCAGGGATTTCTATACCACAGGCCAAAGCGGTAGTCATGGCCTTGGCTTGCCCTTCTGCAAAAAAGTAATGGCTTCTTTTGGCGGCAAAATAAAATGCAGTTCTGAGCCGGGTAAATGGACTAAGTTCACTTTAACCCTTCCTCTGTCAAAATCAGATTCAGTGGCGGAAATCAAAAATGAACTGGCCAAACAAAAGTCAGTTTTAATGATTTCTAAAGGTGAGCTTCTGGTCAATCAGATAAGAGGAGCGGCGGATATCATCGGTTTTGAGTTAACTACCGTGACAGCTGAATCTGCCCTGAGCAGCAGTCAGGCCAATTACGATGTTGTGCTTATCGACTTGGATCCGCTTCGACGGTCGGCAAACCTACTGGATAAACTTGAAGCCATGTATGCCTATGGTGAAGGCCAACTTGTCTATCTTTATTGCGGTGAAATTATTAAACGGCCTGTCAAGGCTGGTGTCTCTCCACTCTGGATAAAGAAAGAGCAGTGGCAGCAGAGTCCGGTTCAACAAATGGATAAGCTGCTGTTTGACTCCGAACAGGTAATAGTACCTGTTAGTGTGGCGATCCCTAAAACGGATTTCAAAAGAACCGTAATGATCGTTGACGATAATGAGTCCCTACGCAGGTTTACCGCTATTCTGTTGGAAAAACAGGGTATTGAGGTGATTCAGAAGGAAAATGGTCTTCAGGCGATTGATACTCTTGAAAAAGAGGATGTTGACCTGATACTGATGGATATTGAAATGCCGTTAATGGACGGCATTGAAGCGAGCAGCCGGATCCGCCGCTCCGATAAAAACTACGCCGGAATTCCGATTATCGCTCATACCGGCGATAACTCCGTGGCTATGATGGATAAAATCGACTCTTCGGATATGTCTGACTATATCTTAAAACCAGCAGACAAAGAGAAGTTACTGGATAAAATCGCCGACTGGATTTAG
- the cqsA gene encoding alpha-hydroxyketone-type quorum-sensing autoinducer synthase — protein sequence MITKSKPLPSFIEERLNFYIEDIIEPTQNKKHLVLGKRPNEGDIVMQSNDYLALSHNREIQAAHKRAISECDDNVVMSGVFLQDKESKPAFEAELATFTGMESCLISQSGWAANIGLLQAICTEGTPVYIDFFAHMSLWEGARIAGASAYPFMHNNIRHLRKQIKRYGAGIIVVDSVYSTIGTVAPLETLCDIAEESGCALLVDESHSLGTHGPRGSGLVSALGLTSRVNFITVSLAKTFAYRAGAIIGPEKLNKTLPFISYPAIFSSTILPQEMVRLSKTLEVIKEADQKRERLFQRAGELRSGLKDIGFTIRSESQIVSLETGTERNTEKVRDFLEQRGVFGAIFCRPATGANKNIMRFSVNADLTAADVDHVLTVCHQAYNQPKLEFV from the coding sequence ATGATAACTAAATCAAAACCTCTTCCCTCTTTTATTGAGGAACGCCTGAATTTTTATATTGAAGATATTATTGAACCAACGCAGAACAAAAAGCATTTGGTACTTGGAAAACGCCCTAACGAAGGGGATATCGTTATGCAGAGTAACGATTATCTGGCGTTATCCCACAACCGCGAGATTCAGGCTGCCCATAAAAGAGCCATCTCTGAATGTGATGATAACGTGGTAATGTCCGGCGTGTTTTTGCAGGATAAAGAGAGCAAGCCTGCGTTCGAAGCCGAACTGGCAACTTTTACCGGAATGGAGAGTTGCCTGATATCTCAGTCAGGCTGGGCAGCGAATATTGGCCTACTTCAGGCTATATGCACCGAAGGGACTCCTGTTTATATCGATTTCTTTGCCCATATGTCTTTATGGGAAGGTGCCAGAATTGCGGGGGCTTCTGCCTACCCTTTTATGCACAACAATATCCGTCACCTGCGTAAACAGATAAAGCGTTACGGTGCAGGAATCATTGTGGTTGACTCGGTCTACAGCACCATAGGCACGGTAGCGCCTCTGGAAACTCTGTGTGATATCGCAGAAGAATCTGGTTGTGCCCTTCTGGTGGATGAATCACATTCACTCGGCACACACGGGCCCAGGGGTTCCGGCTTGGTCAGCGCATTGGGGCTGACAAGTCGTGTTAACTTTATCACCGTCAGTCTGGCAAAGACTTTTGCCTACCGTGCCGGTGCGATTATAGGTCCTGAAAAGCTGAACAAAACACTGCCGTTTATCTCTTATCCGGCTATTTTCAGCTCGACCATTCTGCCACAGGAGATGGTTAGGCTTAGCAAAACCCTTGAAGTGATTAAAGAAGCGGACCAGAAACGTGAACGGCTGTTCCAGCGCGCCGGTGAACTAAGAAGCGGGCTTAAAGATATTGGCTTTACTATCCGCAGTGAAAGTCAGATCGTATCACTAGAGACAGGTACGGAACGAAATACCGAAAAGGTACGTGATTTTCTTGAGCAAAGAGGCGTATTTGGTGCCATTTTTTGCCGGCCGGCTACCGGAGCCAACAAAAACATTATGCGCTTCTCCGTTAATGCCGATTTAACGGCCGCTGATGTGGATCATGTGCTGACGGTATGTCATCAGGCTTACAACCAACCTAAACTAGAGTTTGTCTGA
- a CDS encoding transcriptional regulator, which yields MSATYHYTECGLPNVYLKNGYTLETIDGEEYFSVDDIDGLHIAIGCLLAEKPQSLTGNEFKFFRQHFNHSRRVLGELLGVDQQTVGRWEKAESTIPKTVDVTMRLLFLESINQDSNIGYLLQKLAENEAEALMSEIVLEEVDHHWLRAV from the coding sequence ATGAGCGCAACTTACCACTACACCGAATGTGGTTTGCCCAATGTGTACCTGAAGAACGGTTACACTCTAGAAACCATAGACGGTGAAGAATATTTCAGTGTTGACGATATAGACGGGCTGCATATTGCTATCGGCTGCTTGTTGGCTGAGAAGCCCCAATCTCTTACAGGAAATGAGTTTAAGTTCTTCAGACAGCATTTTAATCACTCCCGAAGAGTGCTTGGTGAACTGCTTGGTGTCGACCAACAAACTGTAGGGCGCTGGGAAAAGGCGGAATCCACTATTCCTAAAACCGTTGATGTCACAATGCGTTTACTGTTTCTTGAGTCTATCAATCAGGACAGCAATATCGGCTACCTTTTGCAGAAGTTAGCAGAGAATGAAGCGGAAGCGTTAATGTCTGAAATTGTTCTGGAAGAAGTGGATCATCACTGGCTTAGAGCCGTCTGA
- a CDS encoding DUF4258 domain-containing protein, whose protein sequence is MSTSQPLTVAEFPLTPKTAKRIVQDLATNHTGRIKLSKHTRIRMDERDITFQQIIAVLRSNSSRFEEHPYQTECGDWKMNFEGISSGETIRVPLILRRYEDDPSVLIVTVIDV, encoded by the coding sequence ATGAGCACATCACAACCTTTGACTGTTGCAGAGTTTCCGCTGACACCAAAAACCGCTAAGCGGATTGTTCAGGATTTAGCAACGAACCATACGGGCAGGATAAAGTTATCTAAACATACCCGTATCCGGATGGACGAAAGGGATATTACTTTTCAGCAGATTATCGCTGTACTGAGAAGCAACTCCAGTCGTTTTGAAGAGCATCCTTATCAAACGGAATGCGGAGACTGGAAAATGAATTTTGAGGGCATCTCTTCTGGTGAAACGATAAGAGTACCGTTAATACTCAGAAGGTATGAAGATGATCCATCGGTTTTAATCGTGACGGTAATCGATGTTTAA
- a CDS encoding type II toxin-antitoxin system Phd/YefM family antitoxin → MNTETISYLKKNAADLPLDEPLVITQNGTPKYVIESYEEKQRRDDAVAMMKMVMLAKQDVSNGRVSSLGNLKARLSERKQTLEGDNINESEETR, encoded by the coding sequence ATGAACACTGAGACAATCAGTTATTTGAAAAAAAACGCGGCAGATCTGCCTTTAGATGAGCCACTAGTAATAACACAGAACGGAACACCTAAGTACGTTATTGAATCTTATGAAGAGAAACAACGACGTGATGATGCGGTAGCCATGATGAAAATGGTTATGCTGGCTAAACAGGATGTATCCAATGGCCGTGTTAGTTCGCTGGGGAATCTAAAAGCTCGTTTGTCAGAACGCAAACAGACTTTAGAGGGTGATAACATCAATGAATCAGAAGAAACCCGTTAA
- a CDS encoding type II toxin-antitoxin system RelE/ParE family toxin: protein MNQKKPVNIFTTASFDKTIDNSITYLSQWNEELNVITGVESALEKFESQVLSQPLSYSRCPELMELGVNSVRNAHISEFRLLYEVEDGENEITVNLLLFLRTKQSIEKQLIEYCLYQ, encoded by the coding sequence ATGAATCAGAAGAAACCCGTTAATATTTTTACCACTGCATCATTTGATAAAACGATCGATAACTCGATCACCTACTTAAGTCAGTGGAATGAAGAGTTAAACGTTATAACTGGTGTAGAAAGTGCCCTGGAAAAATTTGAGTCACAAGTCCTGTCGCAGCCATTATCCTATTCGCGCTGCCCTGAACTTATGGAACTGGGAGTGAACTCAGTCCGTAATGCTCATATTAGTGAGTTTCGTCTTCTTTACGAAGTAGAAGATGGAGAGAACGAAATCACCGTGAATCTGCTGTTGTTCCTGAGAACCAAACAGAGCATTGAAAAGCAGTTAATTGAGTACTGCCTATACCAATAA
- a CDS encoding DNA ligase: MSLSLLSISISFVLCPFYSQASTLEQSLILAEEYSEDQHLKGYWYSEKLDGIRALWTGKELLTRKGNKIVAPDWFYKALPGIPLEGELWAGRGNFYKVQQTVLTSQPSDVAWKDIRFMLFDIPGSKKTYRQRYQRLLDLEVVAKANFVKVIRQYAIESQHQLSHLFNETDKNGAEGLMLRNPDSVYRQGRSNDLIKLKKHQDAEAMVVGYRAGKGKYTGMTGSLLVRQKNGKQFYIGSGLSEQLRKHPPAIGEVITFRFNGMTSKGLPRFARFIRVVPKN; encoded by the coding sequence ATCAGCCTTTCGTTACTTAGTATCAGTATTTCCTTCGTTTTATGTCCATTTTACAGTCAGGCATCGACACTTGAGCAAAGTCTGATTCTTGCAGAGGAGTATTCGGAAGATCAGCATCTGAAAGGGTACTGGTATAGTGAAAAACTGGATGGTATTCGCGCATTATGGACCGGAAAAGAGCTGCTTACGCGAAAAGGAAACAAGATTGTGGCGCCGGATTGGTTTTATAAGGCGCTGCCCGGTATTCCACTAGAGGGAGAGCTATGGGCTGGCAGAGGCAACTTTTATAAGGTTCAACAGACGGTACTGACTTCTCAGCCATCAGATGTTGCGTGGAAGGATATCCGCTTTATGTTGTTTGATATTCCCGGCTCAAAAAAGACGTACAGGCAGCGTTATCAACGGCTTCTTGATTTGGAGGTTGTGGCTAAAGCAAATTTTGTAAAGGTTATACGACAGTACGCTATAGAATCTCAGCATCAACTGTCACATTTGTTTAACGAGACCGATAAAAATGGTGCAGAAGGCTTGATGTTACGTAACCCTGATTCCGTGTATCGGCAGGGGAGAAGTAATGATCTTATTAAGCTGAAGAAGCATCAGGATGCAGAAGCAATGGTAGTGGGTTATCGGGCAGGGAAGGGAAAGTACACAGGAATGACGGGCTCACTTCTTGTTCGTCAGAAAAATGGTAAACAGTTTTACATAGGCTCTGGTTTATCTGAGCAGTTGAGAAAGCACCCACCGGCAATAGGCGAGGTGATTACATTCAGATTTAACGGTATGACCAGTAAGGGGTTGCCAAGATTCGCCCGCTTTATCAGAGTGGTGCCGAAAAACTAG
- a CDS encoding bactofilin family protein, with translation MGLFDKKRGAAGKHGAPTIIAEGARITGELTLSSNIQIDGEIKGTIRTEYDVTISPTGHVEGSIYANNAIVNGRFEGEIFAKNIDILSRGDLKGNITCSEVTIAKGGLFLGTSETVTNDEVVCLAESKENALQLEQKITEAKVVEQK, from the coding sequence ATGGGACTTTTTGATAAAAAGCGTGGAGCAGCAGGTAAGCATGGCGCTCCAACTATCATCGCCGAAGGGGCACGTATCACCGGAGAGCTAACTCTCTCCAGCAACATACAAATAGATGGTGAAATTAAAGGTACGATACGTACTGAATATGATGTCACCATTAGCCCGACCGGCCATGTTGAAGGTTCTATATACGCCAACAATGCCATTGTAAACGGTCGCTTCGAAGGTGAGATTTTTGCTAAGAATATCGATATTCTCAGCCGGGGTGATCTGAAAGGTAATATCACCTGTTCTGAAGTTACCATTGCTAAGGGTGGTTTGTTCTTAGGTACTTCTGAAACCGTCACCAATGATGAAGTTGTCTGTCTGGCAGAAAGTAAAGAGAATGCGCTGCAACTTGAGCAGAAAATTACTGAAGCCAAGGTAGTTGAGCAGAAATAA
- a CDS encoding peptidoglycan DD-metalloendopeptidase family protein, with translation MPNSLAVTVSGVKGTSHFKLSRKTVARLKLLMFGIIVTLFVVTTTVLKLVDEVQLSREKQAFLETQSSDLSTQLEQYQNLKQQLEGDISAKEDELLSVSSRLEEIEEYLGGEKLELDMNSRLDLAAINTAVRLELLKQIPNGSPVKIGRRSSRYGMRTHPVTKKKTMHRGLDFAVNTGTAIYSPADGVIEVTRKSDKGSGNFIRISHSFGITSSYSHMKSFKVKSGQFVKKGDLIGYSGNSGLTSGPHLHYEIRFVGRSMNPANFVDWNIDNFESLFENQKGIQWDFLIKSVEQQVSMALQLSSPKGHVSPES, from the coding sequence ATGCCCAACAGTTTAGCTGTTACCGTTTCAGGAGTGAAAGGAACCAGCCACTTCAAATTAAGTCGTAAGACGGTTGCACGCCTCAAATTATTAATGTTCGGCATTATTGTGACACTATTTGTTGTCACCACGACTGTACTTAAACTTGTCGATGAAGTTCAGTTGTCCCGTGAGAAACAGGCGTTTCTGGAAACTCAGTCATCGGATCTTTCCACCCAACTTGAACAATATCAAAACCTGAAGCAGCAACTGGAAGGTGATATCTCAGCCAAAGAAGATGAACTGCTTTCTGTCTCTTCCCGTCTGGAAGAGATCGAAGAGTATCTGGGAGGCGAAAAACTAGAGCTGGATATGAACTCCCGGCTTGATTTAGCCGCGATAAACACCGCTGTAAGGCTTGAACTGTTAAAACAGATTCCCAATGGATCACCGGTAAAAATCGGAAGACGCTCTTCACGATACGGTATGCGTACCCACCCGGTGACCAAAAAGAAAACCATGCACCGCGGGCTGGATTTCGCCGTTAACACAGGTACAGCGATTTATTCGCCAGCGGACGGCGTGATAGAAGTAACCAGAAAGAGTGATAAGGGTTCAGGAAACTTTATTCGTATTTCGCATTCTTTTGGAATTACGTCATCATATTCGCACATGAAATCATTCAAGGTGAAATCCGGACAATTTGTCAAGAAAGGCGACCTGATTGGTTACTCCGGAAACAGCGGCCTTACCTCCGGCCCTCACCTGCATTATGAAATTCGATTCGTTGGCCGTTCAATGAATCCGGCAAATTTTGTAGATTGGAACATCGATAATTTCGAATCCTTATTTGAGAACCAAAAGGGCATACAATGGGACTTTTTGATAAAAAGCGTGGAGCAGCAGGTAAGCATGGCGCTCCAACTATCATCGCCGAAGGGGCACGTATCACCGGAGAGCTAA